In Polaribacter pacificus, the genomic window ACCGCAATAGTTGATTATGCGCATACTCCAGATGCTTTAAAAAATGTACTCGAAACCATTGGCGGAATCAGAACGGGAAAAGAGCAAGTGTTTACGGTTGTTGGTTGTGGAGGTGATAGAGATAAAACCAAAAGACCTAAAATGGCGTTGATTGCAAGTCAATTAAGTGATCAGGTTATCCTTACCTCAGACAATCCACGAACAGAAGATCCACAGGTTATCCTCAATGAAATGGAGCGAGGAGTATCAGAAGATTTACTATTTAAAACACTGTCAATATTAGATAGAAAACAGGCAATTAAGACCGCTTGTAAGCTAGCTAAAAAAGGAGATATTATTTTAATTGCAGGGAAAGGGCATGAAAACTATCAAGAAATTAACGGAGAGCGTTTGCATTTTGATGATTTTGAAATTGTATCCGAATGTTTAACTCAACAACAAGCTTAATATGCTGTATTATTTATTTGAATATTTAGAAAGTCAATTTAATTTAACTGGGGCGAGTGTGTTTCAGTTTATCACATTTAGAGCAGCTTTGGCTTTTGTGTTTTCCTTGTTGATTTCTACCATTTTCGGAAAAAGAATCATCAAATATTTACAGCGTCAGCAAGTTGGTGAGACCATTAGAGATTTGGGTTTAGAAGGGCAAGTTCAAAAAGCTGGGACTCCAACTATGGGAGGGATTATTATTATTTTGGCAACCCTATTGCCTGTTATATTATTGGCCAAGCTAGAAAATATTTATGTCATTATTTTAATCATTACCACACTTTGGATGGGCTTTATCGGCTTTGTTGATGATTATATTAAAATATTTAAAAAAGATAAGGGAGGTTTAAAAGGAAAATTTAAAATTTTAGGACAAGTAGGGCTAGGGATTATTGTGGGCTCAATGCTGTATTTTCATCCAGAAGTGACTATTAAAGAACAGTTGCCTATAAGCGAGCAAATTGTGCAAGAAACAGGTAAGAAGCAAGTTTTTGGTGAAGCACACAAATCAACAAAAACAACCATCCCTTTTTTAAAAGACAATGAATTGGATTACTCTAAGGCCTTGAGTTTTTTAGGTGATGGTTATGAAAAATATGCCTGGGTTGTTTTTATCTTTTTTGTTGTGTTTATCGTTACAGGGGTTTCTAATGGAGCTAATTTAACAGATGGTATTGATGGATTGGCTGCAGGGTCCTCGGCGATAATCGTAATTACCTTGGCAATTTTTGCATGGGTCTCTGGAAATATCATTTTTGCTGATTATTTAGATGTCATGTACATCCCTAATTCTGGAGAAATGACTGTATTTATATTGGCATTTGCAGGGGCATTGATAGGGTTTTTATGGTACAATACCTATCCAGCTCAAGTATTTATGGGTGATACAGGAAGTTTAACCATCGGTGGTATTATCGCTGTGATTGCAATTGCAATTAGAAAAGAATTACTGTTAGTAATTCTTGCCGGAATTTTTGTAATAGAAAATCTCTCAGTGATTTTACAGGTATCCTATTTTAAATATACAAGAAAAAAGTATGGAGAAGGACGACGTATATTTAAGATGTCTCCTTTGCATCATCACTATCAAAAATCGGGATATCATGAAAGTAAAATTGTGACTCGCTTTTGGATTGTTGGAATTTTATTAGCTGTGTTGACTATTGTAACTCTGAAGTTGAGATAGATGGAAAGATTGGTCATTTTAGGCGGTGGAGAAAGTGGGGTAGGTACCGCTTTATTGGGGAAGCAAAAGGGCTATGATGTGTTTGTTTCTGATCAATCAG contains:
- the mraY gene encoding phospho-N-acetylmuramoyl-pentapeptide-transferase; translation: MLYYLFEYLESQFNLTGASVFQFITFRAALAFVFSLLISTIFGKRIIKYLQRQQVGETIRDLGLEGQVQKAGTPTMGGIIIILATLLPVILLAKLENIYVIILIITTLWMGFIGFVDDYIKIFKKDKGGLKGKFKILGQVGLGIIVGSMLYFHPEVTIKEQLPISEQIVQETGKKQVFGEAHKSTKTTIPFLKDNELDYSKALSFLGDGYEKYAWVVFIFFVVFIVTGVSNGANLTDGIDGLAAGSSAIIVITLAIFAWVSGNIIFADYLDVMYIPNSGEMTVFILAFAGALIGFLWYNTYPAQVFMGDTGSLTIGGIIAVIAIAIRKELLLVILAGIFVIENLSVILQVSYFKYTRKKYGEGRRIFKMSPLHHHYQKSGYHESKIVTRFWIVGILLAVLTIVTLKLR